The following coding sequences are from one Triticum dicoccoides isolate Atlit2015 ecotype Zavitan chromosome 4A, WEW_v2.0, whole genome shotgun sequence window:
- the LOC119289539 gene encoding ethylene-responsive transcription factor 1B-like, protein MEPYHLQMELPTYDGFHCYHGYSISFSSNTHYTHHQPASQAEAQVNADTGFDYQLSSFSFPMEATSTFFTTPPAASAWEEIVTVPVASPSLLPQGSSSSSRDAPDSPLIGVRKRPWGKYAAEIRDSTRNGARVWLGTFDTPQAAALAYDQAAFSVRGPAAVLNFPVKLVQESLRTLDIGCAAAGDSPALALKRRHCIRKRRPNKKRMSRATATAAEVTRQEAAAASSLSTCVLELEDLGADYLDELLALRVLFGSFLGLLDDLRHCVRLKCIRIAWRLFPCQL, encoded by the exons ATGGAACCATACCACCTGCAGATGGAGCTACCTACCTATGATGGCTTCCACTGCTACCACGGCTACTCCATTTCTTTCTCATCCAATACACACTACACGCATCATCAGCCTGCTTCTCAAGCTGAAGCTCAAGTTAATGCTGACACGGGGTTCGACTACCAGCTGTCCTCCTTCTCGTTCCCCATGGAagccacctccaccttcttcactacACCTCCCGCGGCCTCAGCCTGGGAGGAGATCGTGACGGTGCCTGTCGCGTCGCCGTCGCTGTTACCGCAGGGGAGCTCCAGTAGTTCACGTGATGCGCCGGACTCGCCGCTCATTGGGGTGCGGAAGCGGCCGTGGGGCAAGTATGCGGCGGAGATCCGGGATTCCACCCGTAATGGCGCCCGAGTTTGGCTTGGTACCTTCGACACCCCACAGGCCGCCGCACTCGCCTACGACCAGGCCGCCTTCTCCGTGCGCGGCCCGGCCGCCGTGCTCAACTTCCCGGTGAAGCTCGTGCAGGAGTCGCTGCGCACGCTGGACATCGGCTGCGCCGCCGCGGGGGACTCGCCTGCTCTCGCGCTCAAGCGGCGGCACTGCATCCGAAAGAGAAGACCCAACAAAAAGAGGATGTCCAGAGCCACGGCGACGGCAGCAGAGGTGACGAGGCAGGAGGCAGCCGCTGCATCGTCGTTGTCAACGTGCGTGTTGGAGCTGGAGGACCTTGGAGCGGACTACCTCGACGAGCTGCTCGCCTT GCGTGTCCTTTTTGGCTCATTCTTGGGCCTTCTTGATGATCTAAGACACTGTGTAAGATTGAAGTGCATTCGGATAGCATGGAG ACTTTTCCCATGTCAATTATGA